The following coding sequences lie in one Halodesulfovibrio sp. MK-HDV genomic window:
- a CDS encoding DEAD/DEAH box helicase produces the protein MDEASAKKLLHELVSSTIPEYIIEGSQYLLDSGGVQKISVKKGDGYWDISGTVQGEDFQIYSPKISLDFHENSTNFICNCPEAFSGACRHVGAAALKFIPSLEEGATTEAAPAKPRSDWRQNFRSYFSTELEPEAGRHYLLYRFHPEPGRLQVSFFRARQNKSGLSTVHNEITIQQLLDHPDWHEQTPGLAELLEQVGKYNDYFGHRVEIPDGLLTWFLWTVKNEYYLFWQDTDKPCRIETTTMQLKLKPDLEEAGLTFAVMIEGSGKQPLSITEEDVSFHGQMPLWVCWKKGFHPVHTTLDAILVQDLVQHPPHVSRDDIPEFLDRVWTQFPTSDLHEPEKFLEHMEPIFVPGTYNPKLFLDEEGSLLTLEIQNFYETIHGEFLLPGPNPEFMTGSYSYEGTTYLIRRMQGEEAFLAEKLLEMNFQPRNNRIWFLEPEEAITFLLDAYPKLVEQYRVFGEKALSKYKVRLATPVINATVESNEDEKWFSLDIEVDYDGQKVPIDLIWKAWSQGKRYVQLKDGSYTSLPESWLEKVAHKLRAMGLDPEQPPQQRFEQYEAPVLDNLLDDLPEVETDGFWDTLREKIHTFKEVTSIDPPAGLQATLRGYQQQGLSYLNFLREYGFGGILADEMGLGKTIQTLSFIQHMVERGDNGPNLIVVPTSVLPNWDREAAKFVPELKRLIIYGTRRENMFKQINNSNLVVTTYALLRRDLEELQKYEFNSIILDEAQNIKNPNTITARSVRKISAQQRLCLSGTPIENNLFELWSLFEFLMPGFLGSQHAFQRGIVKPIKDGDEETIEQLRTRVKPFILRRTKAEVAKDLPPKIENVQYCALAEEQAELYHALASKLREQVMSDVDERGMARSQMSILDALLKLRQICCHPRLLNLNMPGFTTNLPSGKFEAFKDMITDIVSEGHKVLVFSQFVSMLHIIRSWLQIADIPYAYLDGTSKDRFDQVDRFNDSPDIPIFLISLKAGGTGLNLTSADYVIHYDPWWNPAVENQATDRAHRIGQKSQVFSYKMICSDTVEEKILKLQEMKKGVADSIIPGKEAWKSLTRDDLEMLFDI, from the coding sequence ATGGATGAGGCTTCCGCAAAAAAACTGCTTCATGAATTGGTATCGAGTACCATTCCAGAATATATTATCGAAGGTTCCCAATATCTTCTCGACTCCGGCGGAGTTCAGAAGATTAGTGTTAAAAAAGGGGACGGATACTGGGACATCTCCGGTACAGTTCAAGGTGAAGATTTTCAGATTTATTCTCCGAAAATTTCGCTGGATTTCCACGAGAACTCCACAAACTTCATCTGCAACTGTCCTGAGGCGTTTTCTGGTGCGTGTCGTCACGTAGGTGCCGCTGCTCTCAAGTTCATCCCTTCTCTTGAAGAGGGAGCTACTACCGAGGCTGCTCCTGCGAAGCCACGCTCAGACTGGAGACAAAACTTCAGATCCTACTTCTCTACCGAACTCGAACCAGAAGCCGGCAGACACTACCTTCTTTACCGTTTTCACCCAGAACCGGGCAGATTACAGGTTTCGTTCTTCCGTGCGAGACAGAACAAATCTGGTTTGTCCACAGTGCATAACGAAATTACAATCCAGCAACTCCTCGATCATCCGGACTGGCATGAACAGACTCCGGGGCTTGCAGAGCTGTTGGAACAAGTCGGCAAGTACAACGACTATTTCGGACATCGTGTAGAAATCCCCGATGGTCTTCTCACGTGGTTCCTCTGGACTGTTAAGAATGAGTATTACTTGTTCTGGCAGGACACAGATAAGCCGTGCCGTATTGAAACTACAACCATGCAGCTTAAGCTCAAGCCTGATCTTGAGGAAGCTGGTCTCACCTTTGCGGTAATGATTGAAGGAAGCGGTAAGCAACCTTTATCAATTACTGAAGAGGACGTATCATTCCACGGCCAGATGCCGTTATGGGTTTGCTGGAAAAAAGGGTTCCACCCTGTTCACACTACCTTGGACGCCATACTCGTTCAGGATCTTGTGCAGCATCCTCCGCACGTCAGCCGTGATGATATCCCTGAATTTCTTGACCGAGTCTGGACACAGTTCCCGACGTCCGACTTACATGAGCCTGAGAAGTTTCTGGAGCACATGGAACCTATTTTTGTTCCTGGCACGTACAACCCGAAACTTTTCCTTGATGAAGAAGGTTCACTGCTCACTCTGGAAATTCAGAACTTTTACGAGACAATTCACGGAGAATTCTTGCTTCCGGGGCCTAACCCTGAATTTATGACAGGTAGTTATTCCTACGAAGGCACCACATACCTCATTCGCCGCATGCAGGGTGAAGAGGCATTTCTTGCTGAAAAATTGCTGGAAATGAACTTCCAGCCGCGTAACAACCGTATCTGGTTCCTGGAACCTGAAGAAGCTATTACCTTCCTGTTGGATGCGTACCCTAAACTTGTTGAGCAGTACCGAGTATTCGGCGAAAAAGCGCTCTCCAAGTACAAGGTTCGCCTTGCCACTCCGGTTATCAATGCCACCGTGGAATCCAATGAGGACGAAAAATGGTTCTCTCTTGATATTGAAGTTGATTACGATGGCCAGAAGGTTCCGATCGATCTTATTTGGAAAGCATGGTCTCAGGGCAAACGCTATGTTCAGTTGAAAGACGGTTCATACACCAGCTTGCCAGAGTCTTGGCTTGAAAAAGTTGCGCACAAACTGCGCGCTATGGGTCTTGACCCTGAACAGCCACCACAGCAACGTTTTGAACAATACGAAGCGCCGGTATTGGACAACTTGCTTGATGATCTTCCTGAAGTGGAAACTGATGGATTCTGGGATACGCTTCGCGAAAAGATACATACTTTCAAAGAAGTTACCTCTATTGATCCGCCAGCAGGGCTACAAGCCACACTTCGCGGATACCAGCAGCAGGGTCTCAGCTATCTTAACTTCCTGCGTGAATATGGTTTCGGCGGCATCCTTGCCGACGAAATGGGTCTCGGTAAAACTATCCAGACTCTGTCCTTTATTCAGCACATGGTAGAACGTGGAGACAACGGCCCTAACCTTATTGTTGTTCCAACCTCTGTTCTCCCCAACTGGGACCGTGAGGCCGCTAAGTTCGTACCAGAACTCAAGCGTCTTATTATTTACGGAACCCGTCGTGAAAACATGTTTAAACAGATCAACAATTCTAACTTAGTTGTAACAACATACGCCCTGCTTCGCCGTGACCTTGAAGAGTTACAAAAGTATGAGTTTAACTCTATCATCCTTGACGAAGCACAGAACATTAAGAACCCGAATACCATCACAGCTCGCTCTGTTCGGAAAATCAGCGCCCAACAGAGACTTTGTCTCTCCGGTACCCCGATTGAGAACAACTTGTTTGAACTGTGGTCTCTCTTTGAATTCTTAATGCCGGGCTTCCTTGGCTCACAGCACGCCTTCCAGCGTGGTATTGTGAAACCTATTAAAGATGGTGACGAAGAAACAATCGAGCAACTACGTACTCGCGTGAAACCATTTATTTTACGTCGTACAAAAGCAGAAGTGGCAAAAGACTTGCCGCCTAAAATCGAAAACGTTCAGTACTGTGCACTTGCTGAAGAGCAGGCAGAGCTTTACCATGCCTTGGCTTCCAAGCTTAGAGAACAGGTTATGTCTGACGTGGACGAACGAGGCATGGCACGCAGCCAGATGTCTATTCTGGATGCACTTCTCAAGCTCCGTCAGATTTGTTGTCACCCGCGCCTTCTCAATCTCAACATGCCTGGATTTACGACAAACCTGCCTTCCGGTAAGTTTGAAGCATTCAAGGACATGATTACTGACATTGTTTCTGAAGGGCACAAAGTACTGGTATTCTCACAGTTCGTATCCATGCTGCACATTATTCGCTCATGGTTACAGATTGCAGATATTCCGTACGCGTACCTTGACGGTACATCCAAAGACCGTTTCGATCAGGTAGACAGGTTTAACGATTCACCGGATATTCCTATCTTCCTCATCTCTCTGAAAGCAGGCGGTACTGGTCTTAACCTGACAAGTGCTGACTACGTTATCCACTATGATCCTTGGTGGAACCCTGCTGTTGAAAATCAGGCGACTGACCGTGCTCACCGTATCGGGCAGAAGT
- a CDS encoding HEAT repeat domain-containing protein, with product MSGCDKILNQLRSDDSESVRDAAFVAGSEKMECAVPELIRHIQEGNLGVQEAADRALRVIRGKKTVQTVIPLLASEEAPVRNAAMDILREIAEDDLESVMSQLGSTDPDLRIFVSDILGSSNSLFAVAPLCDALLKDEEVNVRYQAAVSLGELGFSDAADSLIQALEDEEWVQFSVIEALTKIGAAQTAGALVRALGHSTPLVASMIVEALGEMGDLKIVPLLIEQMATAPAPLQNKICRAVVQLLGDKTLELLPAEKRDQFNNALLAALEDEDEQIQLAALRGLSTAKGDEATQKVMSTVATFNVDRDTDKLIAAVECLAHLGCNNAMLDVFLDDNELALRVAAEAVSRMSEDEMKKAIPTLLSVFNDKGLFVQRDLITVLVKAASSSEEMFFQNMLNEHTDELIIKKALYFLGENTNSPKSAEMIFEMLSHESFEVKDAALEAAIAMNNEMLWIRFVSRVESEDATERMMAVYALGKSMNDVHVELLKEALSDPVVDVRLVALEGLIALSSEPATLVDQVQALLHDSNRDIRLAVIDMIGKTQSEIYQTDLIEALNDEDDWVAIRAIEHLSALHTDEVVEPLLNVFAARSVLVQHKVVKMLGKMGTERCFGALLTMMSHDDPEICEAAERAADQIRSR from the coding sequence ATGTCTGGATGTGACAAAATTTTAAATCAGTTACGCTCTGATGATTCCGAGTCCGTTCGTGATGCTGCCTTTGTTGCAGGTTCAGAAAAGATGGAGTGTGCGGTTCCGGAACTCATCCGGCATATACAGGAAGGCAACTTAGGGGTGCAGGAAGCTGCAGATCGTGCTCTTCGTGTTATCCGCGGGAAAAAAACTGTTCAAACAGTAATTCCATTACTTGCTTCCGAAGAAGCTCCGGTACGTAACGCTGCAATGGATATTTTGCGCGAAATTGCCGAAGACGATCTCGAAAGTGTGATGAGCCAACTTGGTAGCACAGATCCTGATCTTCGAATTTTTGTTTCGGATATTTTAGGTTCTTCCAACAGTCTGTTTGCTGTTGCACCACTCTGTGATGCACTGCTTAAAGATGAAGAAGTTAACGTTCGTTATCAGGCTGCTGTCAGCTTGGGAGAACTTGGCTTTTCTGATGCAGCAGATAGCCTGATTCAAGCATTGGAAGATGAAGAGTGGGTACAGTTTTCTGTAATCGAAGCTCTTACTAAAATTGGCGCAGCGCAGACTGCTGGTGCGTTAGTTCGTGCTCTTGGACATTCCACTCCGCTTGTAGCTTCCATGATTGTTGAAGCACTTGGCGAAATGGGTGACCTTAAGATCGTCCCACTACTTATAGAGCAGATGGCAACAGCACCTGCACCATTACAGAATAAAATTTGCCGCGCTGTTGTACAGCTTTTGGGAGATAAGACTCTTGAATTGCTTCCGGCTGAAAAGCGGGATCAGTTTAATAATGCTTTGCTTGCTGCTCTTGAAGATGAAGATGAGCAAATACAGCTTGCAGCGTTACGTGGTCTTTCAACCGCCAAAGGTGATGAGGCAACACAGAAAGTGATGAGCACTGTCGCCACTTTTAATGTTGATCGCGATACCGATAAGCTTATTGCTGCTGTAGAGTGCCTTGCACATCTTGGTTGTAATAACGCCATGCTGGATGTGTTCCTTGATGACAACGAACTTGCTTTGCGCGTTGCGGCGGAAGCCGTTTCCCGTATGTCTGAAGACGAGATGAAGAAAGCCATTCCGACTCTTCTTTCCGTATTCAACGATAAAGGGCTGTTTGTACAGCGCGACCTCATTACAGTGCTTGTTAAGGCTGCTAGTTCTTCAGAGGAAATGTTCTTCCAGAATATGTTGAACGAGCACACCGATGAATTGATTATTAAGAAAGCATTGTACTTCCTTGGTGAAAATACAAATTCTCCTAAAAGTGCCGAAATGATTTTCGAAATGCTGTCTCATGAGTCCTTTGAAGTGAAGGATGCAGCATTAGAAGCAGCAATTGCCATGAATAATGAAATGCTTTGGATTCGTTTTGTATCCAGAGTGGAAAGTGAAGATGCTACAGAGCGCATGATGGCAGTCTACGCTCTTGGTAAATCCATGAATGATGTTCATGTTGAACTGCTCAAAGAAGCACTTTCCGATCCTGTTGTTGATGTTCGACTTGTAGCACTGGAAGGGCTGATTGCGCTGAGCTCTGAACCTGCAACTCTTGTAGACCAAGTTCAAGCTCTGCTCCATGACAGCAATAGAGATATTCGACTTGCAGTCATCGATATGATTGGCAAAACCCAGTCTGAAATCTACCAGACTGATCTTATTGAAGCTTTGAATGACGAAGATGACTGGGTAGCGATACGCGCAATCGAGCATCTTAGTGCACTGCACACTGATGAAGTGGTGGAGCCATTGCTGAATGTTTTTGCGGCAAGAAGTGTTCTTGTTCAGCATAAGGTAGTAAAAATGCTTGGTAAAATGGGCACAGAACGTTGTTTCGGTGCACTGTTAACCATGATGAGTCACGATGATCCGGAGATTTGTGAAGCTGCAGAACGAGCGGCAGATCAAATCAGAAGCAGATAG
- a CDS encoding peptide-binding protein, translating to MHCSLQNRVLLGALLCVLFLTGCSSPAEKKQSASNSAASANKQSARAVGDNTTNIQKPEYGGRIILGSIGDIANMIPMLSSDAGSHEVASNIYVSPLKYDKDLKIVPYAAESFEVLDEGKKIRITMRKDVVWEDGVPLTAEDVEFTYKLYIDPNTPTAYAQDYLLVKKFTLIDKYTFEATYEKPLARILLSWMLDIMPKHLLEGKDVTNSPLSENPIGAGPFKFKQWDRGQKIVLEASDTYFLGRPYLNEMVYRVIPDTTTMFLELKAGHLDMMSLTPQQYLYQTDSKYFEENFAKYRYLSFGYSFLGFNFRNPLFKDSAVRRAISYAIDKEGLVKGVLFGQGKPTIGPYKPGTWVYNKEIEDYGYDPDKATKLLEKEGWVRNADGMLEKDGIPFMFTILTNQGNEARIKTATIIQSQLKDIGIQVTIRTVEWAAFIKEFLNKGRFDALILGWNILQDPDISTVWHSSRAEDGGLNFIKYINPELDKWLDIGRNTLDMKVRKEAYDHVQEILHTDQPYCFLFVSYALPIVHRRFKGIEPAPAGITHNLDRWWVPKSQRRYEVAN from the coding sequence ATGCATTGCAGTTTGCAAAATAGAGTGCTTTTGGGAGCACTGTTATGTGTTCTATTTTTAACAGGTTGCAGCTCTCCTGCTGAAAAAAAGCAATCTGCATCCAACTCTGCGGCTTCTGCTAACAAGCAATCCGCAAGAGCCGTTGGAGACAATACAACAAATATTCAGAAACCGGAATACGGTGGACGCATTATTTTAGGCTCAATTGGCGATATAGCAAATATGATTCCTATGCTGAGCTCTGATGCTGGGTCTCACGAGGTTGCATCAAATATTTATGTGTCTCCTCTAAAGTACGATAAAGACTTAAAAATTGTTCCATACGCAGCAGAATCATTTGAAGTTTTAGATGAGGGAAAGAAAATACGCATCACGATGCGTAAAGATGTTGTATGGGAAGATGGAGTACCCCTTACTGCGGAAGATGTAGAATTTACATATAAATTGTATATCGATCCCAATACACCCACAGCATATGCACAAGACTATCTTTTAGTAAAAAAGTTTACTTTGATAGATAAGTATACCTTTGAAGCAACATACGAAAAACCTCTTGCCCGTATTTTGTTAAGTTGGATGTTGGACATAATGCCTAAACATCTGTTGGAAGGTAAAGATGTTACCAACTCTCCACTTTCCGAAAACCCCATTGGTGCAGGCCCGTTTAAATTTAAACAATGGGATAGAGGCCAGAAGATTGTTCTTGAAGCAAGCGACACATACTTTCTTGGCAGACCATACCTGAATGAAATGGTGTACCGCGTTATCCCAGACACTACCACGATGTTTCTGGAATTGAAGGCAGGGCATCTGGATATGATGTCGCTTACACCGCAGCAGTATTTATATCAGACCGACAGTAAATACTTTGAAGAAAATTTTGCAAAGTACAGATATCTATCCTTTGGCTATTCCTTTTTAGGCTTCAATTTTAGGAACCCGCTTTTTAAAGATTCAGCTGTTCGAAGAGCAATTTCTTACGCAATCGATAAAGAAGGGCTGGTTAAAGGGGTTTTATTCGGACAGGGCAAGCCAACTATCGGGCCGTACAAGCCGGGTACATGGGTCTACAATAAAGAGATTGAAGACTACGGGTATGACCCTGATAAGGCAACGAAATTATTAGAAAAAGAAGGTTGGGTTAGAAATGCGGATGGCATGCTTGAAAAGGATGGCATACCGTTTATGTTCACAATTCTTACCAACCAGGGGAACGAAGCACGAATAAAAACTGCCACGATCATTCAAAGTCAGTTGAAAGATATTGGTATTCAGGTCACTATTAGAACTGTTGAATGGGCAGCATTCATCAAAGAATTTTTGAATAAGGGACGCTTTGACGCACTTATTTTGGGGTGGAACATCCTTCAGGATCCGGATATTTCTACAGTTTGGCACTCTTCACGGGCTGAAGACGGTGGCTTGAACTTTATTAAATATATCAATCCGGAGCTTGATAAATGGCTTGATATTGGTCGGAATACTCTCGATATGAAGGTGCGTAAGGAAGCGTATGATCATGTGCAGGAAATTTTGCACACGGACCAGCCATATTGCTTTTTATTCGTTTCATATGCGTTACCGATCGTACACAGGCGATTTAAAGGAATTGAGCCTGCACCGGCAGGCATTACGCATAATTTAGACCGATGGTGGGTTCCTAAAAGCCAGAGGCGTTACGAGGTTGCAAACTAA
- a CDS encoding protein-glutamate O-methyltransferase CheR: MSSLFSRSTSFQRELHASDEEFRQIRDHIYDLCGIHIADNRKYLVENRLAARLKDLNLKTFGEYYYYLRYDKNRREELNKLYEVITTNETSFYRNPPQLKVFQEVVLKEMLDTLRAKRSRRLRIWSAGCSSGEEPYTLGIILHEVLKTEIASWDIKITASDISTAVLGAAKSGIYSDYALRTTPPEITRKYFKKDGREYHLADNVKKLVRFDQLNLNDKLQMKRIERSQIVFCRNVIIYFDDEMKTRVMSSFYDNLQPGGALLIGHSESLHNISRAFRPEHHKGAIVYRKDS; encoded by the coding sequence GTGTCATCACTTTTCTCGAGATCCACAAGTTTTCAGCGGGAGCTTCATGCCAGTGATGAAGAGTTTCGCCAAATCAGAGATCATATCTACGATTTGTGCGGGATTCATATTGCTGACAACAGAAAGTACCTGGTTGAAAATAGATTGGCAGCACGCCTGAAAGATTTAAATCTTAAAACGTTTGGTGAATATTACTACTACCTTCGGTACGATAAAAACCGTAGAGAAGAGTTGAATAAACTCTACGAAGTGATTACGACAAACGAGACAAGCTTTTATAGAAATCCACCACAACTCAAGGTTTTCCAAGAGGTTGTGCTTAAAGAAATGTTGGACACCCTCAGAGCAAAACGTAGCCGTAGGCTCCGTATCTGGTCTGCTGGCTGTTCCTCCGGTGAAGAGCCATATACTTTGGGCATAATTTTGCATGAAGTTCTCAAGACTGAAATTGCTTCCTGGGACATCAAGATTACAGCAAGCGATATTTCCACTGCTGTTCTCGGAGCTGCAAAGAGCGGAATTTATTCCGACTATGCGCTGCGAACCACTCCTCCTGAAATTACTCGTAAGTATTTCAAGAAGGATGGAAGGGAATATCATCTTGCAGATAACGTGAAAAAACTTGTCAGGTTTGATCAGTTGAACCTTAACGACAAGTTGCAGATGAAACGGATTGAGCGGTCTCAGATTGTTTTCTGTAGAAACGTAATCATCTATTTTGATGATGAAATGAAGACTCGGGTAATGAGTTCTTTCTACGATAACCTCCAGCCTGGAGGTGCATTGTTGATTGGACATTCTGAGTCATTGCATAATATATCTCGGGCATTTAGACCTGAACATCATAAGGGTGCAATCGTTTATCGCAAAGATTCTTAA
- a CDS encoding bifunctional (p)ppGpp synthetase/guanosine-3',5'-bis(diphosphate) 3'-pyrophosphohydrolase codes for MIRIQEILDKVTELRPDADVALIQKAYVFSAAAHAGQTRLSGEPYLSHPLSVAYELACMRMDDVSIAAGLLHDTVEDTSATIEVIDTQFGEEVADVVDGVTKISLMTFASKEAAQAENIRKMILAMAEDIRVLIVKLADRVHNMRTLDFQKTHKQKLISQETMDIYVPLANRLGLHRIKLELEDLSFRYLRPEVFSSITEWLDANRTSGQEYIQSVIQLLSSMMSDNTIKAEIKGRIKYRYSIYRKMEQQNLTLDQVHDIIAFRVVVKDVRDCYAVLGLVHAMWKPVHGRFKDYISMPKANMYQSLHTTVVGPEGERIEIQIRTDEMDQLAEFGVASHWLYKEGGGGRLKARDVQQFTWLRELLDWQKMETDSKEFMRSLKFDLFKDEVYVFTPGGDVKELPEEASPIDFAYMIHTHVGDKCSGAKVNGKLVPLSTPLKNGDTVEIITDQHRHPSRDWLRFVKTAKARTRINHFIRTEERTRSISLGKEMLEKLGRRMDINVQKALKEGAFEAVADEFNLKEVDELLSQVGYARLTPRKILQRLQPKEVPDVEEAEVAPTPDDRIEQTLANSVGIKGVDDVLVRFARCCTPVPGEAIIGFISRGRGVTVHTSDCPNVQNLEAERLISVFWDGTEDKPYPARIKMIAKNIMGMMAKVSDLLMQEKVNLDAGVFHSMVDGMSEMEFTVEVRDIAHLYRTIDKLRALEGMVEVSRLSSSD; via the coding sequence ATGATCAGGATTCAGGAAATATTAGATAAAGTAACAGAACTGCGTCCCGATGCGGATGTAGCTCTGATTCAGAAAGCGTACGTGTTTTCTGCTGCTGCGCATGCTGGCCAGACTCGCCTTTCCGGTGAGCCTTATCTGTCGCATCCGCTCTCTGTCGCTTATGAGCTTGCCTGTATGCGTATGGATGATGTTTCCATTGCTGCGGGATTATTGCACGACACGGTAGAAGATACGTCTGCTACCATTGAAGTCATTGATACTCAGTTTGGTGAAGAAGTCGCGGATGTTGTCGATGGTGTAACAAAAATTAGTTTGATGACATTTGCAAGCAAGGAAGCAGCTCAGGCGGAAAATATCCGTAAAATGATCCTTGCGATGGCGGAAGATATCCGCGTTCTTATTGTTAAGCTCGCGGACAGAGTGCACAATATGCGCACTCTTGATTTCCAGAAGACTCACAAGCAAAAACTTATTTCGCAGGAGACTATGGACATTTATGTCCCTCTTGCTAACCGTCTTGGCTTGCACCGTATTAAACTGGAACTTGAAGATTTAAGTTTTCGTTACCTGCGTCCGGAAGTGTTTAGCTCCATTACCGAATGGTTGGATGCAAACAGAACTTCAGGGCAGGAATACATCCAGAGCGTGATTCAGCTCCTCTCATCAATGATGAGCGATAATACCATCAAAGCCGAGATTAAAGGGCGTATTAAGTACCGCTATTCAATCTATCGCAAGATGGAACAGCAGAACCTAACACTTGATCAGGTTCATGACATTATTGCGTTTCGTGTAGTCGTTAAAGATGTGCGCGATTGTTATGCTGTACTTGGTCTTGTTCACGCAATGTGGAAGCCGGTTCATGGTAGATTTAAAGATTACATCTCCATGCCTAAGGCGAACATGTATCAGAGCCTCCATACTACTGTTGTAGGGCCGGAAGGTGAGCGCATCGAAATTCAGATCCGTACTGATGAAATGGATCAGTTGGCTGAATTCGGCGTAGCTTCACACTGGCTGTATAAAGAGGGTGGCGGAGGACGTCTGAAAGCCCGTGACGTGCAGCAGTTTACATGGCTGCGCGAACTGCTCGACTGGCAAAAAATGGAAACGGATTCCAAAGAGTTTATGCGCTCTTTGAAGTTCGATCTGTTTAAAGACGAAGTCTATGTGTTTACCCCTGGTGGTGATGTAAAAGAATTACCGGAAGAGGCGAGCCCTATCGACTTTGCGTACATGATTCACACACATGTTGGTGATAAATGTTCCGGTGCAAAGGTAAACGGCAAGCTTGTTCCACTTTCTACTCCATTGAAAAATGGTGATACCGTAGAAATTATTACAGATCAGCACAGACATCCTAGTCGTGATTGGCTGCGCTTTGTAAAGACTGCAAAAGCACGTACCCGTATCAACCACTTTATTCGTACGGAAGAACGTACCCGTTCCATCAGCCTTGGTAAGGAGATGTTGGAAAAATTGGGACGCCGTATGGATATTAACGTCCAGAAGGCTCTCAAAGAGGGTGCGTTTGAAGCGGTTGCCGATGAATTCAACCTGAAGGAAGTGGATGAACTGCTTTCACAGGTTGGGTATGCACGTTTAACTCCTCGCAAGATTCTTCAGCGTCTCCAGCCGAAAGAAGTGCCGGATGTTGAAGAAGCAGAAGTTGCTCCAACTCCTGATGATAGGATTGAGCAAACTCTTGCAAATAGTGTGGGCATTAAGGGTGTTGATGATGTCCTGGTTCGTTTCGCGCGTTGTTGTACTCCTGTACCGGGCGAAGCTATCATCGGGTTCATTAGTCGTGGGCGTGGTGTAACTGTTCATACATCAGACTGTCCTAATGTTCAGAATCTTGAAGCTGAGCGTCTCATCTCCGTATTCTGGGATGGAACAGAGGATAAACCGTATCCTGCTCGTATCAAAATGATCGCCAAGAATATTATGGGGATGATGGCAAAGGTTAGTGACCTGCTTATGCAGGAAAAAGTTAACCTTGATGCAGGCGTGTTCCATTCAATGGTGGATGGAATGTCAGAAATGGAGTTTACTGTAGAGGTGCGAGACATTGCACATCTATACAGAACTATTGATAAACTCCGTGCACTAGAAGGAATGGTAGAAGTATCTAGACTTTCCTCTTCAGATTAA
- a CDS encoding chemotaxis response regulator protein-glutamate methylesterase: MIRVVVIDDSAFMRKALTTMLEKDPDIKVVATARNGADGLTVIRQHDPDVVTLDIEMPQMDGLTALRHIMMEMPRPVLMISSLTMEGAESTLKAMELGAVDFIPKQLSKVSLEIVKIEKDLQQKVKHVSRRKIRAPRTSRPPLAAKAAARMAPPVMRGRPKRDVVAIGVSTGGPPAVQKVLSKLPANFPAAILIAQHMPAAFTGPFAKRLDSVCQIKVKEASGSEPIVPGTAYIAPGGKHIVLQQRGSRMEVVVKEEPADALYKPSANVLIESVAKAQGRRAVGAIFTGMGNDGLLGIRELKSRGGYILAQNDASCVVYGMPKAIVDAKLTDEILDIDDMAAALMASIYK; the protein is encoded by the coding sequence TTGATTAGGGTTGTAGTAATAGATGACTCCGCTTTTATGCGGAAAGCGCTGACAACAATGCTGGAGAAGGATCCAGATATTAAAGTTGTAGCAACAGCACGTAACGGTGCAGATGGACTTACTGTCATCAGACAGCACGATCCTGATGTTGTAACACTTGATATCGAGATGCCCCAGATGGACGGCCTTACGGCACTCCGACATATTATGATGGAGATGCCGCGTCCTGTTTTGATGATCAGTTCCCTTACTATGGAAGGTGCAGAGTCAACACTTAAAGCTATGGAGCTTGGTGCTGTTGATTTTATTCCAAAGCAGCTTTCCAAGGTTTCTCTTGAGATTGTCAAAATTGAAAAAGACCTTCAACAAAAAGTAAAACATGTATCTCGCCGTAAAATACGTGCTCCGCGCACCAGTCGTCCGCCGCTTGCGGCAAAGGCTGCTGCACGCATGGCACCACCTGTTATGCGCGGGAGACCTAAGCGTGATGTTGTCGCCATTGGTGTTTCTACTGGCGGCCCTCCTGCGGTGCAGAAGGTGTTATCTAAACTTCCTGCAAATTTCCCTGCTGCTATTTTAATAGCACAACACATGCCTGCTGCGTTTACCGGTCCATTTGCCAAACGCCTTGATAGTGTTTGTCAGATTAAAGTGAAAGAAGCATCAGGTTCTGAGCCAATCGTACCCGGAACTGCATATATTGCACCGGGGGGAAAGCACATTGTGTTGCAGCAGCGTGGGTCCAGAATGGAAGTTGTGGTGAAAGAAGAGCCTGCCGATGCGTTATATAAGCCATCTGCTAACGTGTTGATCGAGTCTGTTGCCAAAGCACAGGGACGTCGTGCTGTGGGGGCAATTTTTACTGGTATGGGGAATGATGGCTTGCTTGGAATTCGTGAATTGAAAAGCAGAGGCGGCTATATTCTAGCTCAGAATGATGCCTCATGTGTTGTTTACGGAATGCCTAAGGCCATTGTGGATGCAAAGCTGACCGACGAGATTTTGGATATCGATGATATGGCGGCAGCTCTGATGGCAAGCATTTACAAATAA